The following coding sequences are from one Gossypium raimondii isolate GPD5lz chromosome 4, ASM2569854v1, whole genome shotgun sequence window:
- the LOC105779846 gene encoding 2-methylene-furan-3-one reductase, whose amino-acid sequence MASSAATLPSKMKAWTYLEYGKSSDVLKLQSDVVVPQPRDDQVLLQVVAAGINPIDFKRMLGMFKNSDSPLPIIPGYDVAGVVVKVGSQVKKFKEGDQVYGDINEKAMDHPTQFGTIAQYTVVAEKLLALKPKNLSFVEAASLPLVIETAYEGLERCHFSAGKSILVLGGAGGVGTMIIQLAKQVYGASKIAATASTGKLDLLKSLGADLPIDYTNQNFEDLPEKFDVVYDAVGQCERAVKAVREGGDVVTIYGAVVPPATTFILTSNGAILEKLEPFLESGKVKPMIDPNGIFPFSETPQAFAYLETGRVTGKVVISIIP is encoded by the exons ATGGCTTCAAGTGCTGCAACCCTTCCATCTAAAATGAAAGCATGGACTTACCTTGAGTACGGAAAATCATCTGATGTTCTGAAACTACAATCCGATGTTGTTGTTCCCCAACCCAGGGATGATCAAGTTCTTCTCCAAGTTGTAGCTGCTGGGATTAACCCCATTGATTTCAAAAGAATGCTTGGAATGTTCAAAAACAGTGATTCCCCTTTACCC ATCATTCCAGGGTATGATGTAGCAGGCGTGGTGGTGAAAGTGGGGAGCCAAGTTAAGAAATTCAAGGAAGGGGATCAGGTGTATGGAGATATAAATGAAAAGGCCATGGATCACCCAACGCAATTTGGCACTATAGCTCAATACACTGTTGTTGCAGAGAAGCTGTTGgctttaaaacccaaaaatctcAGCTTTGTTGAAGCTGCAAGCCTGCCTTTAGTCATTGAGACTGCCTATGAAGGCCTTGAACGATGCCATTTTTCTGCTGGCAAATCTATCCTTGTCTTGGGCGGTGCTGGCGGCGTTGGCACCATGATTATTCAG CTAGCTAAGCAAGTCTATGGAGCATCCAAAATAGCAGCCACAGCAAGTACCGGGAAACTGGATTTGCTGAAGAGCTTGGGGGCTGATTTGCCTATTGATTACACTAATCAAAACTTTGAAGATCTGCCTGAGAAATTCGATGTAGTATACGATGCAGTCG GGCAATGTGAGAGGGCAGTGAAGGCAGTGAGAGAAGGTGGGGATGTAGTGACAATATATGGAGCGGTAGTTCCACCAGCAACAACATTCATCCTCACATCAAATGGagcaattttagagaaattggaGCCTTTCTTGGAGAGTGGGAAAGTTAAGCCAATGATTGATCCCAATGGCATATTTCCCTTTTCTGAAACTCCACAAGCCTTTGCTTACCTTGAAACCGGCCGAGTTACCGGGAAAGTGGTCATTTCTATAATCCCATGA